The genomic DNA CAGTATTGATCTTGAAGAAATATGGAAGAAGACAACTTTCACAAGGCAAGTATATTGTATTTCCACTGTCTAAAAAATTAACATGAACTATTCTTGTGTTTTCCATCTGCTACCCTATATTCCACCTTAATGTTTCTACTCAACACGCATATGCCTGTAAATATGCACTGTTATATTTCATATTGCTTTCTTTTACTTGGTTGCCAAAAATACTTCAGAATAAATTACCCTTCCATTGCGTGTTCACTTTGATCTGGATTGGCTAAGTTCTTTTGGGGTAAGATCCATTGCACCATTCTGAATATAATTACCAGTACTTGGAACTGTAATCCATTGCAATTACTGTTGAATGTTGTTTGGCTGTTGTCTTAGGATTATTGAGGAGGTAGTTGCAGTTGGCTGTAATTTGACAGCATGATAGTACTGTTTATTATATTTTCCTAGTTGCTCTATCTAATCATgtacaattaaacaagaactTGATTGCTAAATGGATGCCCAGACACGAGAGGCCATTACCTTGGTCGACCAGTTTAATCTACCCGTTATAGTGTTCTTTCTTATATTGAGTGTACAGCTTCAGTTCTAAGTTCTAAAACCTAGAAGTATTTGCTCCTAGTAAGATCTAAGTTCTATATGTCCTTCGTGTGCTAGTAACCTTGGTTGAACTGATCTCTGGACATATATATTGATATAGACCCGTAGTGCAGTACTCGTTCGTATAGCTAGCAGGTCTCAATTGCTTTTTCTTACCGATAATGCCAGGATCGTTCTAACGAGAAAAAGATGGATGTAGTACTATCACAATTACTTCTACTTTCAGTTCTTCTTGTACAGATGCACACGCATGTGAGTACTATATTGATGATCCGATGTATCTCCTTTCTATGAATTGGTTGCAGGCAATGCAAATCAAAGATGTCACTAGATCTGGGTCTCTAGACcatgataatttttttaattcatcATTGGAGACGCAGGTTTGCAAAACGTATCTCTAATGAGAAAGTCATTGGAGACGCATTTTGTCAATCCGCATCTTCTATGAGGTTATTGAAGACGTGGGTTCTCAAATCTATGTCTGCAATAATCCTCATAGGAGACGCAGATTTGCCAAAACACATCTTCAATGTGTTTCATATGAGAGATGCAAATTTGGACACGCGAAAAACTCGCATCTCCTATGTGAGTTGAGCTACGTCTTCCAATAAAGCATTCTGACATAATAGACTATGGTTGCGAAGTTCAAGGCTTAGAGATGCAGTTGCATCTCATGTGCACACGCCAAGGTTATTGTTTCTAAAGTTAATTCTTGTGTCCTACTTTTCCATTATGTATTGGGGGCCATAATGGTAGTCTTTTAAATCGTGACATAATAAGAATTCCTTTTAGCATTGTGATcaatactagtccatcaacccgtgctcccgcacgggctaatagtTTTAGAAgttattatatttaaaaattatttaaaaattaaactcctagttaataattaaaattgtttacctactactctcttatttttcaatacttcaacataatacttatatagatatgcaccttgtccaattgtgattgatttttaattaataattactcaatgcactttttcatccatattcatattttttccattttgtatcacacctccaatcctccatacattatttttagcatacaaatcaatatttttcattgattcCTCACgtgcatgtataaatggtctaaatggtggtaCTCATCATGtctatatactttaacttagtatttttctattaacaatgacataaataggcaatttaaaattatatattaatttactttttgatatttctgtatgatgcacatgaagataattagattaagatttaggtgtttactttaggttatttttaataacgacatatgtggataacatagataaaattttagaatgacattttaagttatgctttataatgatgtgtattactAAATTGGATGAatgttactttagattattttttataatagctaagctcggtaattgaaatataggtttagagctcatttttgaatattttcccaataatagtggtgggtaactttttagaaaatataatagatcaatggctatgattattagagtttacaggattggtgtttgacgtttttaatttttatgagaatttgtctcttttttttggcttgtctcatgggaactaatgcggagcctccaatggaaaaaaaatgagactacattgctaaaaaactattaccataagctagctctcgtttgttaaatattcgaacacacaatgcttatgtagatatatacttaatatcttcatccaattgtgatagattttagtaagtaattactctataatattttcatccacatttataatctttaagttttcactttgcatcgcagatatgtccttgaatttgtttaatgaaccttaagtttgagatacaattttaacatagaaatctatattcttatcactttatatccttataaatgtgacacacatcatacgtatagaccttaattattatatcgtataccattggtgtaagatatagacgatttagaatcatatattgctgtatatttttaattaaggttatttgatccAAACATAGAggtacctcatgttatttttaataatggcatgtgtgggtaatatagatgcaaatttaaggggctactttaagtttttaaagtaatagtggtaggcaattcagttgcaaattaggggttattttaaatattgtttacaatggcataagtgggtaattttgatgaatattaggggattactttagtttattttatataatggcagatgtgggtaatttatatataaatttagggggttactttaggctattttcataatggcataagtgggtaattttttagaaaatataatagatccaatggctatgataatttgaatctatcgattgatggtcggatgttttgcttttttgtgagaatttctaggatttctctctttttctagagtgtccacctaggaatcctaggtgacTTCacttggaggcttcaaaaggagcctccaattagtaacaGTAAGAAGTAAGATTGGGGACATGAAATGCTCTAAATAATCTGTCAAGAACACATAGAACATTTTGATAGACTGTCAAACTTGGTACAACCTAATATAATCACATGACACGATTTAGCTGTCATTACTGACTATAGCCTTTGTCAGGTCCCGACCCAAAGGCACCATATATAAGAGGCAGCTTATAATGCTACCTGTCACTATTAGATCATTAGTGTTCAATTCATGTAGCGATCTTCAGTTAGCCATAAGCTAGCACAATCATGCGTAGCATGCTTACGCAACTAAAGCTCCAAACCAACACATGTGTGGATCGCTCATCACAACTGACACAAGAACACATATCAACCTGTGTTCTCACATTACTctcgttaaaaaaaaagggtAAGGTAGAAACTGAGGCACCCAATAAAACTTTTTCATAAAACATAATTTAGCTGCAAAACATAATTAAATCAAAGAACACAAGAGCACCCAATTGACACAAGCCACGTAAATGATTAAATCAAAGGCCTAATTAAGTGAACGGACTAGAGAACCTCAAAACAGAATTTCAAGATAGGTACTTTCAAATAAAACATATACTAGACTAAAAAAACATTTCAGGAGCATGGGAGCAGCGGCAACGATAGCAAACTTCTTTTAGCTGCAAACACATGGTCCCACATATAGTCAAATTACATAGCACGCTGGAAGTTTATCCCCCGTTGTAACTGAATCACACATACAGTCAGCTCCAACATACACCCAAATTCAATGTCTGAGATAATTATTTGAGATACTTAACAATTGCTGTCGTAAATAGAACAGCGCCATTAGCCAGGAGGCTTCTTCTTTTAACTTCTTAGCAAATAATTAAACTTACTGATCAATTTTTGCCAACTCCACCAAGATCGATGGCCGACAACACAAAGAGATAGCAAAGGAGAACACCAAGGTCGATGGCGAGGGAGTAGCAGCAGTCCAACCCAAATGCCGGAAAATAAGCGAGCCTCGGCAACTCACCTGTGCATTCAACAACGAGACAGACATGACCGAGCCATGGATGGGTCAGCAGCGATAAAGCAAAATTAATGGATAGCGCAGCAAGCGATTCGCGGCGCAGAATACAGCACTTACCTAAGAAGTGCGCCCCTGACCAGTTTCTTCTTGTAGTAATGAGAGTGGCGCACCTCGAAGAGGGAGTGGTGGTGGCCTGCCTCCGGGCCATCCCACTCCAGCGCATCCCACACCTCCTTCTCCATCTCCACGGTCGGCTTCTTCTCTTGGCCACCGGTGGCGATGACGGTTGATAGCCGGTGCATGGCCCAGCAACCGCTGACCTTGACGGTGTGCAGCATGGGCGTCACCATCTTGACCACACATATCTGCTGCAGCAGCGGTAGGTCCTGCAGGCGGATGGTGGTAAGCTTCGGGAACGTTGCACCGTAGGTGGCTATGTCCCTCCTCCGTCTGCTATATGTCATCTTCAGTACGAAGACGTGCCTCAACTCGCTGCAGTGGATGATGTTCAGGGTCTCCAAACTCGGGAAGGAGTAGGTTCCATCAGCATGTAGCACGAACTCTAGTCTGGGGCAGGAGCGCAGGTGCAAGTGCCGAAGATTAACAAAGGAGCGATAGTCACCTCTATCCATCCAGTCAGGCTTACTGCTCTTGCACCAGATGTAGCGGGCCTTGGGCAGATCCGATGCCCAGAAAGTCTCCATTTGACCGAAACTGGTCGAGGCCGCAGAGAAGATGGTTTCCATGTTACTGCACCGTTCTACACGGCACCACCTAACGCCGGGATAATAGACAAAATGCAAACTAGCACTCATGGAGACATCATGGACATGAAGGAACTCAGCATGGGATGCCATAATATCATGAAGTTCCTTATGTGCTACTGCTAGTTCACTCTCCAGACTGTGGCTCCCTTGAGCGACCTCAATGTAGCGATTCACTGCTGATGCTGGAGGGAGAAGCTGCGGGAAATCTTGCATTGGGACGTCTCCCCCCACATCAGGGACATCCACGTATGGGATTGTTGGGACTACCTGAGGCCTCAAGTGGTGGCTGGGTTTGATCTTCTCCTTACAGGGTCCTTCAAATTGTAGGGCACCACCACTGTTGATGGATGAAGAGGTAAAATGGATGCTAAACTGAAAATTCTCACTCCGGGCTGTCATTCGGTTTTCTATTGGGAAGTAAAGGGAACGGACAAGCCTTGCATCCACTAGAACAGCATGCAGTCTAAAGGATTTCTTCTGGTCAAGGCCAAGGGATGGCCAAGGATGTCGGATTCCAGCTCGTGTATCAATGCACAGCAACTCTAAGTTAAAACACCTCTTGTTCCATATTATTGCACGAAGATTCTCACAGCCTATTAGAAACAGTCGCTTGAGCCCTGGGACCTGCACCACCATAGTTTCAAAGTTGAGCATCTTGATTGCAGTTCCAGAGAGGTCCAGTTCCACAAGGTTGGGAAGGCCACGCAAGAACAAATTTTCTAGTAGGGTGCAGCCTTCCAAGGAGATCTTGGAGGCTTTGGCTTGCTTCTCATCTGCAGAAGATGGACGCAAATTGCTGGGGGGTAACTCAACACATGGTATCCATTTCCTGGATGCTGGCCCATAACTATCAAAGCTGAAAGATATGAGAGAGGAAGGAAGAGCATCAGGGATAACAACAGTTTCCAATTCTTCacaaccatcaagaacaagcaccTTAAGACTACAAGCCTTTGATAGACTGGCTGGTAGAACTGTCACCCAAAGACTTCCAGACAAGTCAAGTATTTCCAACTTTGTCTTGTCCATAAAGGACGTGCTAATATCTGTTAATGTCTCACCTTGTGATTTGATTATTCTGAGCTTCTCAAGGTTCAGTAACCGTCCCTGCAGGTGAGTATTGTCCGGCCAGCATCTGCTTCCTTCTACATGTAGCTCCCTAAGGTTAATCATGAGCTCCAACTTCTCTTGAGAGAATATCTCATTCCAGACTGTGTAACGTAGATCCAACACATATAGACCACATAAAGTCGCCCATTGCCCACTGCTATGACTGGTGGTATCATCTGTGCAGTGATCCAATCCGAGGAACCTTAGGGCTTGGCACACAAAGAAAGGAGGTGATGCAAAACTGAAGGCACAATGACACAGAACAAGCAGACCAAGGTATCTGGCATTCGTGAACAAGCTAGCTGGTAAATTTGTTGGGGAATTTGGTGTTTCAAATGCCAGGAAGAAGGACGATGTCACTGCAGGTATTTCTCGCACACCGTGTGCTTCTAGATTCCTTGAGGTGACTGAAATCCAGCGGTAGGGTCCCTCCTCATAGCCCAAACCGCCCTCTTTAACAGCCCACAAAAATGGCGGTTTAGTTCCCAACATGACATTTGTTAGCACCTCATCAAGCAAGTAAACACTATCACACTCCCATGTTATCTCACGATGCAACGAGTCACTGATTTCCTTTGCAGTGTCCTCTTTTATGATTCCATCGCATATCCAATAGTTTGAAGCTTGAGCAACCCAATCATATTTGGTGATTCTATGAAAATTGTAGTGTAGGCACAATTCGTAGAGACAGCAATCTTTGACCATTGTATTTGCTGCGTGGATGCTTCGCAGAAATGGGTAACGAGCTACTATGGCAGCAACCTCACCATCCAGCACACTGTTAAAGATTCTCCTGATCCTGAGTTCGTCCCTGCAACCGTAGAAATCCTGGGTGTATCTACATTTGTCTGCTCTCATAGACATCCTGCTCCTAAAGTTTATGGTCAGAGACCTTCTCCTAAAGGCCCATATCATTGCATGGTTTCGGAATTCTGAAAATGGAGGAACACCCATGGTGGCCACGTCAATCTCCTCATCACTACCATTAAGAAAAAGGATCAAGAATTTGCTATCCTTCAGGGTTTCATAAATCATTGTAGCAACACCTCGTACCACATCCCTAGATCTTTGGTCCACTCCATCAAAGTCATCCTCCTCGTCCTGCTTATCCAGCAATGCCATTGTTTCATTGCCAAGTTTTATCTCCTCAGCAATGACTCTCTGCATGGCCCTTCTACCATTCCATGCTGAGCAATCCAAATAAACTATTCGGTCAAACCATGTTTCTTTAGGAGGAGCCTTCAGATCATCAAGGACTTTCTGGGCAACAGATCGAAGGACTGGTGCCGTCCCGAATCCATCCCAGCCATGAAAATAAATGACTTTTATActtgaatttctacaaattttagAAAGTAGGTCGCCCCTTGCTTCAGACTCGAGCGTTACCTAAAGTAGAAGAATTAGTATATATAGTAAGCAAATGAATGGAGGTCGTCTCGTTTGTTGCAGCTTGTTTTATGAAAATGAATTAAGATATATCTGCGTCCATTTGTCAATCTGATACGGATGTTCGAATACAAATGTTGTTTCAATTCCTATTATTGTTTAATTGGTGAAACTTAAATTGCACAATATGTGTTTATATGACCTGTATGCTACAGCTTTCAATAGTGAAGTATGAAAAGAATTGTCTGAAAGAAAGAAGTAAAATGTGAAAGAATAGTACCCATGGCCGCGGTTGAGGATAATGCACCATTGGTGACCAATATATATTCTCTGTACGCACAAGACCAAGCAAGAAAGCAGCAGCAAATTAACTGGCCTAACCCATGATCAGTTTCGCCACCACCTATATGAGCATATATAGTAGCACAACAACCACATTAAGACAATCAACAATGCACAGCAATCTTTTTTTTCTGCAGAGAACAAAATAACAGAAGGGGGCGACAACGCTGTAGCCTGTATTGCTGTAAGCAAGCTAATAAGCAAGCAATGTTGTTTTTTCTAGTAAGTAGTGCTACATACCAGGTTGATAAATGTCGACCAACAAGGAGCTAAGAGCAGCCGAGATCAAAGCAGATCTCGAAGACTCGAACCTGAAACTTCTGAAGGAGCACTCCTACCTGGGACTAGTAGGTATTCGTACTAAACCAAAGTAGAGAAGAACTGTGAGATGGACCTAAGAATATGGTTTTCCCTTGCCGCTGGGTTTTGGCCTTTCCGCCAAAGCATGATACCTTGCTTCTTGATTATCACGAGCCCTTTCCCTCTTTATTCCCAATGGATGAAATTCACGTGCCTGCTAGCTTTATCCTTGTAAAAGGTATTCGAGTCCCTCCATGAGTACACATGTCTTTCCAGTGGCAGAGCTAGAATCTTGCACCACATTGTCTTATGGCAAAAGCTTTCGTAACTAAATTGAACCTTATGGCTAAAAATCAGGTCATATAGATAATGGTTCCAATATAATATAGATCAACCTTCTATTACATCTTTTTTCTTGAAACCGATATCTCCATCCTTTTATTTCATCAATACTCTTAGTCAGAGCTAAGAACTAAACTCGGCCCATTTTAATTTATATAACATTGCCGCATGACAAGTATTATCTATATATACAATAGAGCATGAGTTTTCTATAACATATTATTACATACTATAAAAAGCATGAGTGTTTTAGATAATGTTTTCCACCAATGCAAGAGATAACCACCTGCACCTGGCCCATTGCGTAGATTAGAGggtgtgaaagcaggaaagatTAGAGCAAAAAACATCCATCGGCATTCCGCTGTTTTTGTTTTGTAATCATCACCACACCAACCTGCTTACCCACCACACAGGAACCCGGTCGCGACATTCCGTGCCTGGCTTACCAAATGATCATATGGGCACGAGATTTCCTAGTTCCTATTACGCAAACTGGATCTGCGTTGGCCTAAGGAACCCACGGGAAGCAATCAACAACAATTCCTAGAACGGTAAGGCTTTAAGGATTCCGGCCATGACGATTCTCATGCCTCTTCCATCCTAAGGAACCAAAATTCCACTACCTTAAGTCCCTCAACTTCCATTGCTAATTCTCATACCCCTTCCAAAATGGTTGTCAAATGAACGGTAAGGCTTTAAGGATTGGAAACCAAACAGCTCCAAAAAATTCATATCAATGTACTACCTTAACATAGCATGCCGATTAACATCTCTAAATATCTTTACCTCAAAGAGAACTTCTAGAACGTTACTGAATCAAATAGATATACAATTCCTAGAAGATAATAGAGATATCATATAAAACTTTAGTTTCAAATATGTTTCTAGACAAAGATTTTATACATAAAAGACATTTACATTGCTACATAAAAATGATTGTGTATGTATTTTAGCTATGGTCATATGAGAGCACTAGTTACTTGACAAGAACTATAGTGTGATCGATATTACATATGCATGGAAGCCAACTGACTAGTGACTTTCTCATCATTGAATTCTAGGAAGTGGCACAACATTTATTGAGATATATTGTAACCCATGTGAACAGAGAGTGGACTCAGAAAAACAATGAACTCGCACAACATGCAAAGCTCATATTATGCGTTGTCGAGACTGTGTGCTGCTATATGTTAGAATTAATATTaactttttaaaattttgaGCAAACTTGAATATAAACtcagttttcattttttttcagtgTTTGAGCAAAAATGCAGGACAAGTAGAGCAAGGTGCAAAAGTTTATTGCCTCATAATATACAAGTTTGCGAGCTCATAGATAATGTATAAATTGTAACATGTTTCATAGAACTATCTTACAAAGGTTGTGCCGCTGAAAACGACAATGACGGCCCCAAGATGAGGAATCTAacaagaagatgagatgcaGAGCTCTCGTTGTTTGCTGGCATTGTTCTTGTACACTTTTAATACTCATAGGACTACTCACAGGAACACATAGGCAAGTCAGTGTTGTTCTGGTTGTGCTCCTATGTCAACCTATTCTCTCATGAACATACTGCCTTCCACCTCTCCAGCCAGCTCCAGTTGCCATTGCATTTCTGGAAATTCTAATGCTTGAGTGAAGAACCATGGTGGCGACTACTGGACAGAGAGACAACCAATTGTTCAAGTCATTGATTCAAGTCCAATGCCTACTCCATGGGCACCATATTGATGTACCTCACCCTTTTCTTCCGATAGACTTGTTCACTGTTAGATGTGATCAGGTTCAGCAAAGGGGCCGAGCTGTGCGGACGCCCTGGGCCTCCAAAACAAAGGGGCCCATCCCAATAAGTAGTATACTCCGGTAGGCAGGGGACTGTATGTAGATTGTATTTGGGCAAGGCCTAAAGAACGAGCGCCGCAGAGCAAGCCACAAGCCACGTAACGCAAGTCCCCCTGCTGAACCAGCAAAGCGAATCGCCAATTTGCTTGCCCTCTCTGCCCGAGCTGCGCGCGTGCGACTTGTCGAGTCGGACTCTTCTTCTCCTCACGGCATGATGCCCTGATCCGATCGCACGAGCGACGCGCCGAAACGGTGGAAAACTTCGTTTTCCCGAGTCTGACGAACTTGCTGAGTTTATGATGTTAGTTTTGGATCCACTTTAAGTGTTTATAATTTTTAGATTATAAGTGCATgcatttcatgtgtatattgTTGCTGATAACCATTATTTGTATATTCATATTAAGGGCCTCGTTTTTTAATCTCGATCAGGGCCACGAAAACCTCAGGACCGGGCCTGCTTGGCTCTTATCATCTATCTGCAGACTGCAGCTGCCATAATCGAGAGTTCGAAGCCACACGCGTTTGTCACTACCTAACCTACCTCGTTTAAATCCGCCTTATTTTATTAGACCCTTCAATAACTTTGGCGAAAACAATGGCCATCAATCGCGTCACCACTGATACCATTCATCGCACATCGCTAGAGTAGTAGCTTGCAGCTTATGGGACTGAGGTTGCAGTCAAAGTTGGCAACTCGATCTGATGCATCACCAGATCGATGTGTGTCTGCATCACTGCATGCCCAGAGCATGTGCGATCAAAAGTTGGACTCCGAGGAGTAACCAGGTTCGCGTGTTATTGTTTTATTAGTTGCTGCAGACGTCACTGGCACGGAGACAATCCAAAGCGTTGGGACGATTCTGTATGATCAATTGTACAACGACACTCTAGATCCACTCGCTCGTTTACACTGCTCCAAAATATAAGGCTATCTTAGTTTTATTTGAAGTTAATAACTTCTATAACCTCGACTAAATTTATAGAGAATACTAAATAAATAAACTACTGAAAAAATATTCTACAATGGATTTGACGGCATATATGCATGTTGGTGCCTTTTTGGATAAATTTGATTAAAGCTAAGAAAATTTAACTTATTGCGAAATTAAAATGGCCTATATTTTAAGCGGAAGGCGTGTGTAGATTAATCAAGGTTTTAATCCCAAtcctgacaaaaaaaaaatacaagccACGTACATCACCAGGTAAAACAAATTTATAAAGAAGACCGGTCCTTTTGCAAGTAGAACATCCGACAAGAAGACCGGTCCTTTTGCAAGTAGAGCATCCGACAACTAAATGTCGTGATCCATGAAAAAAAGTTTGGACACATATATATTTCCGTATTACTATGTAGAATAGCATTCCTTTATACAAGTTCGGGTCTATTTGGATCCCATAGCTAATGGATgaaagtgttaaagtttagcacctttatgtaatggagggctaaactttagcccacccTTAAAAAGGTGCAAAAGCATTAGCTGGTGGGAAGaagctaatgggtgctaatgcttgtgaaaagataaaaggagagaggagaaaagGGAGGAGACGAGGAGATAAAGGGCAAAAATGATATTTCATAAATTTTAGCTCTATCCATTAGCTAtatctccaaacaaaagtgctacTTTAGataggctaaattttagcacttgctaaactttgctaaactttagtaatagcacatccaaacatgccctacATGTGATAATTAAAGATCCAATAATCTCAAAGGTGGATCCCAGTGCATTGGAAGAGAAATTTGGCCACCTATTTACGAGTGCTGGTGCCCCGTATATTTCGTCGGAGTAAGTCACTTTCGTAGCCGCTTTTTAATTAAAAACTTTTATAGCCATTGGAAATGTATAAAGAGTTATGTGTTTATTGGCATTTTGTGGATGGGAACCCAATATGGTTTGTACTCCATCTGTccttttgacttttctagatacataattgtTGCTACGtacttagatatatattatgtctaggtacatagaaaaattaaaacgaataTGGGATGGAAGGATCGGAATACGTCATAAAAAATATTGAGTTGTGGAAATACAACTTTCTTGTGGAAACCAACAAAGTTGTGCCAACATCGTTCTATTTTAAACCATATTATTACAGTGAGTCGCAGcgattcattttaatttttaaagATGAATCCAAGAGAAATTAAAGTTTGAGTCAAAAGTAACTGTTTTTCAAGAAAAACTGTTAGGCTTTTATAAATTAAACAAAGTGATATTTACAGAAGACTTGCAATAATTACACGGAGGTAGAGGTAGACGAAAGAATAAAACTATCGACTCTAGCCACTGAGAAACAACCGGTCGAAAGTTATCTCTAACTTTATGTAGCTGGAGGATAACTTGAACCTCGCAATCCAAAGCCTGGTTGTGACACCTTTAAAAATCTTGTTATTCGTGGTATTCCAAATTTTCCTTGCTGCAATGATGAAAATCTCCATAAAGAATGGTCAGGAAGCCGCTTGCCTTTGCTAACACAATTTGCTCATGCCCATTGGCCCAGTAGATCCAAAGCTTTTGCCAGCAAGCTACGGCCAAACAAAGAACAAGTGGCTAATGTCTTCCTCAGCTGCCGCTCTTCCACTGCACAGGACGCAAATTGTTACCAGGTTGGATGTTTAAACGATCCACCGAGAGAACTCAGGACATGTACTTCCTCTGTCCCAAAATACCAATAGTAAttggagatggagggagtatatgctgAGGGTATATATGCATTTGGTTACATTTCTCTTTCCACCTATGAATTCACTACCTCGTACCATGAACTGCAAAAAGGTGCCACATGCGGTTTCGTCGTCAAGCCAGTTGCAAAAATATAGTACTAACCAATGAATGCTAGAAAAATCAGTATGAATGATTCCAAATACGATGCAACAAACATTCTTTAAATATACAAGAAACTCGAACCcaaatatacatatatgtatCTCCTTTTTTAATCTGTCTTAGACCCTTTAATTACTTTGGCAAATTAAAAACAAATAGCAGTCGATCGCGTGTCACCGATAGCTTATTTGCTGTTGGGCTGATGAGGTTGCAGTCAAAGTTGGCATCTCTGCTGCGTCACCAGATATGTCTGCATGCCGAGAGCGTGAGCACCCAAAAGTCTTGGACTCCGAGGCGTAAGGTTCATGAGTCATCATATGGCACAAGAAGACCTCGAATTGTGCGGATTTGTTTTAGTTGCCGCACATGTCACGGCCACGGAATCAGTCAAAAGCATTTGGAC from Setaria italica strain Yugu1 chromosome VII, Setaria_italica_v2.0, whole genome shotgun sequence includes the following:
- the LOC101784915 gene encoding uncharacterized protein LOC101784915; amino-acid sequence: MVHYPQPRPWVTLESEARGDLLSKICRNSSIKVIYFHGWDGFGTAPVLRSVAQKVLDDLKAPPKETWFDRIVYLDCSAWNGRRAMQRVIAEEIKLGNETMALLDKQDEEDDFDGVDQRSRDVVRGVATMIYETLKDSKFLILFLNGSDEEIDVATMGVPPFSEFRNHAMIWAFRRRSLTINFRSRMSMRADKCRYTQDFYGCRDELRIRRIFNSVLDGEVAAIVARYPFLRSIHAANTMVKDCCLYELCLHYNFHRITKYDWVAQASNYWICDGIIKEDTAKEISDSLHREITWECDSVYLLDEVLTNVMLGTKPPFLWAVKEGGLGYEEGPYRWISVTSRNLEAHGVREIPAVTSSFFLAFETPNSPTNLPASLFTNARYLGLLVLCHCAFSFASPPFFVCQALRFLGLDHCTDDTTSHSSGQWATLCGLYVLDLRYTVWNEIFSQEKLELMINLRELHVEGSRCWPDNTHLQGRLLNLEKLRIIKSQGETLTDISTSFMDKTKLEILDLSGSLWVTVLPASLSKACSLKVLVLDGCEELETVVIPDALPSSLISFSFDSYGPASRKWIPCVELPPSNLRPSSADEKQAKASKISLEGCTLLENLFLRGLPNLVELDLSGTAIKMLNFETMVVQVPGLKRLFLIGCENLRAIIWNKRCFNLELLCIDTRAGIRHPWPSLGLDQKKSFRLHAVLVDARLVRSLYFPIENRMTARSENFQFSIHFTSSSINSGGALQFEGPCKEKIKPSHHLRPQVVPTIPYVDVPDVGGDVPMQDFPQLLPPASAVNRYIEVAQGSHSLESELAVAHKELHDIMASHAEFLHVHDVSMSASLHFVYYPGVRWCRVERCSNMETIFSAASTSFGQMETFWASDLPKARYIWCKSSKPDWMDRGDYRSFVNLRHLHLRSCPRLEFVLHADGTYSFPSLETLNIIHCSELRHVFVLKMTYSRRRRDIATYGATFPKLTTIRLQDLPLLQQICVVKMVTPMLHTVKVSGCWAMHRLSTVIATGGQEKKPTVEMEKEVWDALEWDGPEAGHHHSLFEVRHSHYYKKKLVRGALLR